In the genome of Hippoglossus hippoglossus isolate fHipHip1 chromosome 12, fHipHip1.pri, whole genome shotgun sequence, one region contains:
- the LOC117771758 gene encoding inositol polyphosphate 5-phosphatase K — MDRMPHKQISTDPCGVEVQPGPCVVLAAGPGLPPQLAIREPALISPPEVISKPKSGLSPVQSPVPPVKVTEPSQSSHTSTGSTPTLTSISRPRPTALRTKPAPKLTRISADPSKEIDLIPVYIPGPQSANILPQTESSLPLHSPQSPHSPHSPHSPQSYTSQPYLSPSLSPLPPACLSPKPGLGGQSQRSPSPVCPTQSQVQPEKPAGENNDFRVYIVTWNVGSAVPPDDITSLFGPNVSDGSVDMFIIGLQEVNSMINKRLKDALFSDQWSELCMDTLSPFGYVLVASQRMQGVLLLVFSKVCHLPFLRGVQTESTRTGLGGYWGNKGGVSARMTVFGHPLCFLNCHLPAHMRNLEQRMEDFESILQQQQFEGGNATGVLDHDVVFWFGDLNFRIEDYDIHVVKCAIDSNKLPLLWERDQLNMAKNTESILEGFIEGPLKFPPTYKFDVGTHTYDTSTKKRKPAWTDRILWRLRRTGSPVPSHNAALQRGLTSWLGGATKVTQHTYRSHMGYTISDHKPVSALFSLHFPFKVAVPLVELQVNKEWCKVSDATVRFTYASTYQRSSWDWVAIYKVRFRHHKDYQAYVWAKGEHTSQVTFSEEDLPRDDSEYLMGYYSNNMNTIVGLSTPVQIKIPVHSPTMLRSDSSDVSSEDDSTLVLLVPNSRSPSPKTGKAHHRHRRSRSPAVPTLSSNPLPSLQGLSLCPRSKDGQTPSRSPCSAAKKERLVSPNTVQSPSISPLSPRSPRSPVSPGSGVTAPEALIAAILGEHRPAQVSPTGVKYIGKAGETDTA; from the exons ATGGATCGCATGCCGCACAAACAAATCAGCACTGACCCATGTGGGGTCGAAGTGCAGCCTGGACCCTGTGTGGTACTTGCAGCCGGTCCAGGTTTACCTCCACAGCTTGCAATCCGGGAGCCAGCTCTCATCAGCCCGCCGGAGGTCATCAGCAAACCAAAGTCTGGATTGAGCCCCGTCCAGTCCCCGGTTCCACCCGTGAAAGTGACAGAACCGTCACAGTCAAGCCACACAAGCACTGGGTCCACTCCGACGCTGACGAGCATAAGCCGGCCGAGACCGACCGCCCTCAGGACTAAACCTGCTCCGAAGCTGACCAGGATCTCAGCGGACCCCTCCAAGGAAATAGATTTGATCCCGGTTTACATCCCAGGACCTCAGAGTGCCAACATCCTGCCACAGACTGAGTCCTCCCTCCCGCTCCACAGTCCTCAGAGTCCCCATAGTCCCCACAGTCCCCACAGTCCTCAGTCTTACACCAGCCAGCCTTACCTGAGTCCCTCACTCAGCCCTCTCCCACCCGCCTGCCTCAGCCCCAAACCAGGCCTCGGGGGTCAGTCACAGAGGAGCCCCTCACCCGTGTGTCCAACACAGAGCCAAGTGCAGCCGGAGAAGCCGGCAGGAGAGAACAATGACTTCAG GGTGTACATCGTCACATGGAACGTGGGCTCCGCTGTCCCGCCGGATGACATCACCTCCCTGTTCGGACCAAATGTTTCAGATGGGAGCGTTGACATGTTTATCATCGG ACTCCAGGAGGTGAACTCCATGATCAACAAGAGGCTGAAGGATGCTCTTTTCTCGGACCAGTGGAGCGAGCTGTGCATGGACACACTCAGCCCTTTTGGATACGTTCTG GTGGCGTCCCAGCGAATGCAGGGAGTGCTGCTGCTCGTTTTCTCTAAAGTCTGCCATCTTCCGTTCCTCAGAGGCGTGCAGACAGAGAGCACACGCACAGGACTTGGGGGATACTGG GGGAATAAAGGGGGTGTCAGCGCGAGGATGACGGTGTTCGGACACCCGCTGTGTTTCCTCAACTGTCACCTGCCTGCTCACATGAGGAACCTGGAGCAGCGGATGGAGGACTTTGAGAgcatcctgcagcagcagcagtttgaaggCGGCAATGCCACTGGTGTACTGGACCACGA TGTGGTGTTTTGGTTTGGAGATCTAAATTTCCGTATCGAAGACTACGACATCCACGTGGTGAAATGTGCCATCGACAGCAACAAGCTGCCTCTTCTGTGGGAGCGGGATCAG CTCAACATGGCTAAAAACACAGAGTCCATCCTGGAGGGCTTCATAGAGGGGCCACTCAAATTCCCACCGACCTATAAGTTTGACGTGGGCACTCATACGTACGACACCAG TACGAAGAAGAGGAAACCTGCCTGGACGGATCGCATCCTCTGGCGCCTCCGACGCACCGGCTCCCCGGTCCCTTCCCACAATGCAGCACTACAGCGGGGTCTGACCTCGTGGCTCGGTGGGGCAACCAAAGTGACGCAGCACACGTACCGAAGTCACATGGGCTACACCATCAGCGACCACAAGCCCGTTTCTGCCCTGTTCTCCCTGCAT TTCCCATTCAAGGTGGCTGTGCccctggtggagctgcaggtcaATAAGGAGTGGTGTAAAGTCTCCGATGCTACAGTCAGATTCACATACGCATCGACTTATCAGCGCAGCTCGTGGGACTGGGTAGCAATATATAAG GTCAGATTCAGACATCACAAAGACTACCAGGCCTACGTGTGGGCCAAGGGAGAGCATACATCACAG gtGACGTTTTCAGAGGAAGATTTGCCCCGAGACGATAGTGAATACCTCATGGGTTACTACAGCAATAATATGAACACTATCGTTGGATTGTCAACACCCGTTCAG ATCAAGATACCAGTCCACAGTCCCACCATGCTTCGCTCCGACAGCTCTGATGTCAGCTCAGAGGATGACAGCACCCTTGTCCTGCTGGTTCCAAACTCCCGTAGCCCGAGTCCTAAAACAGGAAAAGCCCATCATCGCCACCGGCGCAGCCGCAGCCCGGCGGTCCCGACTCTCTCCTccaaccccctcccctccttacAGGGCCTCAGCCTCTGCCCTCGCTCCAAAGACGGACAGACGCCAAGCCGCTCACCCTGCTCCGCTGCTAAGAAGGAACGGCTGGTGTCCCCCAACACTGTGCAGTCTCCGTCCATCAGCCCGCTCAGTCCTCGCAGTCCTCGCAGTCCTGTGTCTCCAGGTAGTGGAGTGACTGCACCAGAGGCCCTCATCGCTGCCATCTTAGGTGAACACAGACCAGCTCAGGTTAGCCCCACAGGGGTCAAATACATCGGGAAGGCCGGGGAAACGGACACTGCgtag